Proteins from one Comamonas flocculans genomic window:
- a CDS encoding FKBP-type peptidyl-prolyl cis-trans isomerase, which yields MQITKDSAVTLQYKLTDPRTGQTLDNGHTAYLHGGHEGIFPKVEQALEGQGVGHASAIELAIEEAFGPRDEALVLTIPRSEFPPGVKVGGHLQRMGDDGQARHYRVVKIKGPEVHLDGNHPLAGKALRFAFKVTEVRAATAEEIAHRHVHGGHGHHH from the coding sequence ATGCAAATCACCAAAGACTCCGCCGTCACCCTGCAATACAAGCTCACCGACCCGCGCACCGGCCAGACCCTGGACAACGGCCACACCGCCTACCTGCACGGCGGCCATGAGGGCATCTTCCCCAAGGTGGAGCAGGCGCTGGAAGGCCAGGGCGTGGGCCACGCCAGTGCCATCGAGCTGGCCATCGAGGAAGCTTTCGGCCCGCGCGACGAGGCCCTGGTGCTCACCATCCCCAGGAGCGAATTTCCGCCGGGCGTGAAGGTCGGTGGCCACCTGCAGCGCATGGGGGACGACGGCCAGGCGCGCCACTACCGCGTGGTCAAGATCAAGGGCCCCGAGGTGCATCTGGACGGCAACCACCCGCTGGCGGGCAAGGCGCTGCGCTTTGCCTTCAAGGTGACCGAGGTGCGCGCCGCCACGGCGGAGGAAATTGCTCACCGCCACGTGCACGGCGGCCACGGTCACCACCACTGA
- a CDS encoding DUF4124 domain-containing protein: protein MLSRGERITWAAVAVLVLAGAAAAWHTRAAWLPEAGPWLEQLWRKSTRPGPESLPPGKRPAGAGARPGADLEPPPPPPRKCLAQDGRVVYTNQPCPAGTREQALDGALSVLPAGPGGGAQPPRP, encoded by the coding sequence ATGCTCAGCCGGGGCGAGCGCATCACCTGGGCGGCCGTCGCCGTGCTGGTGCTCGCGGGCGCCGCAGCCGCCTGGCATACGCGCGCGGCCTGGCTGCCCGAAGCCGGCCCCTGGCTTGAGCAGCTGTGGCGCAAGAGCACCCGGCCCGGGCCCGAGAGCCTGCCGCCGGGCAAGCGCCCGGCCGGCGCCGGCGCGCGCCCCGGCGCGGACCTGGAACCTCCCCCGCCGCCGCCGCGCAAGTGCCTCGCGCAGGACGGGCGGGTGGTCTATACCAACCAGCCCTGTCCGGCGGGCACGCGCGAGCAGGCGCTCGACGGCGCCCTCAGCGTGCTGCCTGCGGGCCCGGGCGGCGGTGCGCAGCCGCCTCGGCCCTGA
- a CDS encoding MFS transporter, producing the protein MPPAATATLAAANPTRYRVLGAISFSHMLNDMIQSLILAIYPILKGDFNLSFLQIGLITLTYQLTASMLQPLVGLYTDRHPKPHSLAFGMGSTLCGLLLLSVAPNFIVILIAAALVGTGSSVFHPESSRIARLASGGQHGLAQSIFQVGGNTGSALGPLLAALIVLPHGQGAIAWFALAALVAIAVLWQIGNWYQRQFLSRPAAARKVSEAASPVPHRLVVRAIAVLLVLIFSKYFYLAGITSYYTFYLIQHFGVSVQASQIHLFVFLFAVAAGTLAGGPIGDHIGRKPVIWVSILGVAPFTLALPHVNLMWTGILIFIIGLVIASAFSAILVYAQELMPGKIGAVSGMFFGFAFGMGGIGAAVLGVVADSHGIEFVYQICAFLPLLGLLTIFLPTIEHPRRKAA; encoded by the coding sequence ATGCCGCCCGCCGCCACTGCCACCCTCGCCGCAGCCAACCCCACGCGCTACCGCGTGCTGGGCGCGATCAGCTTCTCGCACATGCTCAACGACATGATCCAGTCGTTGATCCTGGCGATCTACCCCATCCTCAAGGGCGACTTCAACCTGAGCTTCCTGCAGATCGGGCTGATCACCCTGACCTACCAGCTCACCGCCTCCATGCTGCAGCCGCTGGTGGGCCTGTACACCGACCGGCACCCCAAGCCGCATTCGCTGGCCTTCGGCATGGGCTCGACGCTGTGCGGGCTGCTGCTGCTGTCGGTGGCGCCCAACTTCATCGTCATCCTCATCGCGGCGGCGCTGGTGGGTACCGGCTCGTCGGTGTTCCACCCCGAGTCCTCGCGCATCGCGCGCCTGGCCTCGGGCGGGCAGCACGGGCTGGCGCAGTCGATCTTTCAGGTCGGGGGCAATACCGGCTCGGCGCTCGGGCCGCTGCTGGCCGCCCTCATCGTGCTGCCCCACGGACAGGGCGCGATCGCCTGGTTCGCGCTGGCGGCGCTGGTGGCCATCGCGGTGCTCTGGCAGATCGGCAACTGGTACCAGCGCCAGTTCCTGAGCCGCCCCGCCGCGGCCAGGAAGGTGAGCGAGGCCGCCAGCCCTGTCCCGCACCGCCTGGTGGTGCGGGCCATCGCGGTGCTGCTGGTGCTGATCTTCTCCAAGTACTTCTACCTCGCCGGCATCACCAGCTACTACACCTTCTACCTGATACAGCATTTCGGCGTCTCGGTGCAGGCCTCGCAGATCCACCTGTTCGTCTTCCTGTTCGCGGTGGCGGCGGGCACGCTCGCCGGCGGGCCGATCGGCGACCACATCGGGCGCAAGCCGGTGATCTGGGTGTCCATCCTGGGCGTGGCCCCGTTCACGCTGGCGCTGCCCCACGTGAACCTGATGTGGACCGGCATCCTGATCTTCATCATCGGCCTGGTGATCGCCTCGGCGTTTTCGGCCATCCTGGTCTATGCGCAGGAGCTGATGCCCGGCAAGATCGGCGCCGTCTCGGGCATGTTCTTCGGCTTTGCCTTCGGCATGGGCGGCATCGGCGCGGCGGTGCTCGGCGTGGTGGCCGACAGCCACGGCATCGAGTTTGTCTACCAGATCTGCGCCTTCCTGCCGCTGCTGGGGCTTTTGACGATTTTCCTGCCGACGATAGAGCATCCGCGGCGCAAGGCTGCCTGA
- a CDS encoding glutathione S-transferase N-terminal domain-containing protein produces the protein MTWTHPIAAKWPAEFPERLQLYSLPTPNGVKASIALEELGLPYEPHLVSFETNDQLSPEFLSLNPNNKIPAILDPDGPGGKPLVLWESGAILIYLAEKTGKLLSRDPAQRYETLQWLMWQMGGLGPMFGQLGFFHKFAGKEFEDKRPRDRYVNESRRLLGVLDKHLKGRQWLVGDAYGIADIAIFPWVRNLIGFYEAGDLVAWGSYPEVARVLDVFLARPAVQRGLNIPARG, from the coding sequence ATGACCTGGACCCACCCCATCGCCGCCAAATGGCCGGCCGAATTCCCCGAACGCCTGCAGCTGTATTCCCTGCCCACGCCCAACGGCGTGAAGGCATCGATCGCGCTAGAAGAACTGGGCCTGCCGTATGAGCCGCACCTGGTGAGCTTCGAGACCAACGACCAGCTCTCGCCCGAGTTCCTGTCGCTGAACCCGAACAACAAGATACCGGCCATCCTCGACCCCGACGGTCCCGGCGGCAAGCCGCTGGTACTGTGGGAATCGGGCGCCATCCTGATCTATCTGGCCGAGAAGACCGGCAAGCTGCTCAGCCGCGATCCGGCGCAGCGCTATGAAACCCTGCAGTGGCTGATGTGGCAGATGGGGGGGCTGGGGCCGATGTTTGGCCAGCTCGGCTTCTTCCACAAATTCGCCGGCAAGGAATTCGAGGACAAGCGCCCGCGCGACCGCTACGTCAACGAGTCGCGCCGCCTGCTGGGCGTGCTGGACAAGCACCTGAAGGGCCGCCAGTGGCTGGTGGGCGACGCCTACGGCATTGCCGACATCGCCATCTTCCCCTGGGTGCGCAACCTCATCGGCTTTTATGAAGCCGGCGACCTGGTCGCCTGGGGCAGCTACCCCGAGGTGGCACGGGTGCTCGATGTCTTCCTGGCGCGGCCGGCGGTGCAGCGCGGGCTGAACATTCCGGCGCGCGGCTGA
- a CDS encoding endonuclease/exonuclease/phosphatase family protein encodes MKPWFSATDTNASASAALAAPSDRPGRARKPGLANAIARRAVVVTWLCGLGAMSAFLPSLPEAAMPDSLRWLAGLVSHWQWLYAGLALAGALLAVSLRSRRPSLALLPPLAMVAAAWLHASPGASVRTASGKAAATLTVASANLNFERSEHAALAAWLLSADAPDVIALQEFTPSAMALVTRPELLAAYPYRALEPSEDQFGLGVLSKHPIASTQRVLPADTLATLKLRLVLDVNGHGLALTAVHPMPPISSAYARERDASLRQEAGLLTGGGMPGILLGDMNDSPWSTGLRGAAPLLRASGLAPTWPNLGGWLSILPLDHVLVTPGLRVEDAALGADLGSDHRPVRVRPALHK; translated from the coding sequence TTGAAACCCTGGTTTTCCGCCACCGACACCAACGCCAGCGCCAGCGCCGCCTTGGCAGCGCCATCGGACAGACCAGGGCGCGCCCGCAAGCCCGGCCTCGCAAACGCCATCGCCCGGCGCGCCGTCGTGGTGACTTGGCTGTGCGGCCTCGGTGCCATGAGCGCCTTCCTGCCTTCTCTACCCGAAGCGGCCATGCCGGACAGTCTGCGTTGGCTGGCGGGTCTGGTTTCGCATTGGCAATGGTTGTACGCAGGCCTGGCGCTTGCCGGCGCCTTGCTCGCAGTGTCCTTGCGCTCTCGCCGCCCATCCTTGGCCCTGCTGCCGCCGCTGGCCATGGTTGCGGCGGCGTGGTTGCACGCGTCGCCCGGTGCCAGTGTGCGCACCGCGTCGGGCAAGGCCGCCGCCACGCTCACCGTGGCCAGCGCCAACCTGAACTTCGAGCGCAGCGAGCACGCCGCACTCGCAGCCTGGCTGCTCTCGGCAGACGCGCCGGATGTCATCGCACTGCAGGAGTTCACCCCGTCTGCCATGGCCCTGGTGACGCGCCCCGAACTGCTGGCGGCCTACCCCTACCGTGCGCTCGAACCGAGCGAGGATCAATTCGGGCTGGGCGTGCTGTCCAAGCACCCCATCGCCTCGACCCAGAGGGTGCTGCCTGCGGATACCCTGGCGACGCTGAAACTGCGCCTCGTTCTGGATGTGAACGGCCACGGATTGGCCCTGACCGCCGTGCACCCGATGCCGCCCATCAGCTCTGCCTACGCCCGCGAGCGCGATGCAAGCCTGCGACAGGAAGCCGGGCTGCTGACCGGTGGGGGCATGCCCGGCATCCTGTTGGGCGACATGAACGACTCGCCCTGGTCCACCGGCCTGCGGGGCGCCGCCCCCTTGCTGCGCGCCAGCGGCCTTGCACCCACCTGGCCCAATCTGGGCGGCTGGCTTTCCATCCTTCCGCTGGACCATGTCCTCGTAACGCCCGGCCTGCGGGTCGAGGATGCGGCCCTGGGCGCGGATCTGGGCAGCGACCATCGTCCGGTGCGGGTGCGGCCGGCACTGCACAAATGA
- a CDS encoding VOC family protein, whose protein sequence is MFSHVILGSNDLERAKRFYDAFFGALGVGPAVFDRYRYFYRSGGGTFGITTPIDGQPASVGNGGTLGFAAASPEQAQAAHDAAVAAGGSSCEDPPGWRESGKHRIYLAYLRDPDGNKLCLLHRPAREAH, encoded by the coding sequence ATGTTCAGCCACGTCATCCTGGGCAGCAACGATCTTGAGCGCGCCAAGCGCTTTTATGACGCCTTCTTCGGCGCGCTGGGAGTAGGCCCCGCGGTGTTCGACCGCTACCGCTACTTCTACCGCAGCGGCGGCGGCACCTTCGGCATCACCACGCCGATCGACGGGCAACCCGCCAGCGTCGGCAACGGTGGCACCCTGGGCTTCGCCGCCGCGTCGCCCGAACAGGCCCAGGCCGCGCACGACGCCGCCGTCGCCGCCGGCGGCAGCAGCTGCGAAGACCCGCCCGGCTGGCGCGAGAGCGGCAAGCACCGCATCTACCTGGCCTATCTGCGCGACCCCGACGGCAACAAGCTTTGCCTGCTGCACCGCCCCGCAAGGGAAGCCCACTGA
- a CDS encoding DUF1439 domain-containing protein, translating to MRRRRWLAGSLAWLAGAAACTTGRGGPRSVTVPLERLQAAVDGHFPRRLSVQGLLDVVVQAPRLRLLPALDHLGARLELGASGPLLARAYTGEADLDFALRYEASDRSLRATGLHLNALHLAELPAPAQQLLRQSLAEGLRQSLREVVLYRLREQDLLLADTLGLQPGAISVTPEGLRIALVAKGQTE from the coding sequence ATGCGCCGCCGTCGCTGGCTGGCGGGGAGCCTCGCGTGGCTGGCGGGCGCCGCTGCCTGCACCACGGGGCGCGGCGGGCCGCGCAGCGTCACCGTGCCGCTCGAGCGCCTGCAGGCGGCGGTGGACGGGCACTTCCCCCGGCGCCTGAGCGTGCAGGGCCTGCTGGACGTGGTGGTGCAGGCGCCGCGCCTGCGGCTGCTGCCCGCGCTCGATCACCTGGGCGCGCGGCTTGAGCTCGGCGCCAGCGGCCCCTTGCTGGCGCGCGCCTACACGGGCGAGGCCGACCTGGACTTTGCGCTGCGCTATGAGGCGAGCGACCGCAGCCTGCGCGCCACCGGGCTGCACCTGAACGCGCTGCACCTGGCCGAGCTGCCGGCGCCCGCGCAGCAGTTGCTGCGCCAGAGCCTGGCCGAGGGGCTGCGCCAGTCGCTGCGCGAGGTGGTGCTCTACCGCCTGCGCGAACAAGACCTGCTGCTGGCCGACACCCTGGGCCTGCAGCCTGGCGCGATCAGCGTCACGCCCGAGGGCCTGCGCATCGCGCTGGTGGCCAAGGGCCAGACCGAGTAA
- a CDS encoding MFS transporter encodes MTGAERRSSISLALIFALRMLGLFLVLPVFMLEAGRYPGGEDIAMVGLAMGSYGMTQAFLQLPMGMASDRFGRKRVIVIGLVVFAAGSLIAALADTLMGLLVGRSIQGAGAVSAAVTALLADQTREVVRTKAMALVGISIGLMFALALVAAPLLTAWIGLSGLFGLTFALTLAGIVVVLWVVPAETARPADAPPGHYSEVLRHGDLMRVNLGVCALHTVQMSMWVAVPAMLVQAGLPKAQHWQIYLSAIVLSLIAMGALFSMERRGRLRGALLLSIGLVLVGQVGFALLAGGAGAAPLWALGGMLFVFFCGFNVLEATQPSLASRMAPENLRGAALGTYNTLQSIGLFLGGAAGGALVKWGGHTGLFVATSLITLAWLAWTWPLKPIGREAAR; translated from the coding sequence ATGACCGGCGCCGAGCGGCGCTCGTCCATCAGCCTGGCGCTGATCTTCGCGCTGCGCATGCTGGGCCTTTTCCTGGTGCTGCCGGTCTTCATGCTCGAAGCCGGCCGATACCCGGGCGGCGAGGACATCGCCATGGTCGGCCTGGCCATGGGCAGCTACGGCATGACGCAGGCCTTCCTGCAGCTGCCCATGGGCATGGCCTCCGACCGCTTCGGGCGCAAGCGCGTGATCGTCATCGGTCTCGTCGTCTTTGCCGCCGGCAGCCTGATCGCGGCCCTGGCCGACACGCTGATGGGGCTGCTGGTGGGGCGCTCCATCCAGGGCGCGGGCGCGGTATCGGCCGCGGTCACCGCGCTGCTGGCCGACCAGACGCGCGAGGTGGTGCGTACCAAGGCGATGGCGCTGGTGGGCATCAGCATCGGGCTGATGTTCGCGCTGGCGCTGGTGGCCGCGCCGCTGCTCACCGCCTGGATAGGGCTGTCGGGGCTGTTCGGGCTGACCTTCGCGCTCACGCTGGCGGGCATCGTGGTGGTGCTCTGGGTGGTGCCGGCGGAAACGGCGCGCCCTGCCGATGCGCCGCCGGGGCATTACTCCGAGGTGCTGCGCCACGGCGACCTGATGCGCGTGAACCTGGGCGTGTGCGCGCTGCACACGGTGCAGATGTCGATGTGGGTGGCGGTGCCGGCCATGCTGGTGCAGGCCGGCCTGCCCAAGGCGCAGCACTGGCAGATCTACCTCTCGGCCATCGTGCTGTCGCTGATCGCCATGGGCGCGCTGTTCTCCATGGAGCGCCGCGGCCGGCTGCGCGGGGCGCTGCTGCTCTCGATAGGCCTGGTGCTCGTCGGCCAGGTCGGCTTCGCCCTGCTGGCGGGCGGCGCCGGCGCGGCCCCGCTGTGGGCGTTGGGGGGCATGCTCTTCGTCTTCTTCTGCGGCTTCAACGTGCTGGAGGCGACGCAGCCCAGCCTGGCCTCGCGCATGGCGCCCGAGAACCTGCGCGGCGCGGCCCTGGGCACCTACAACACGCTGCAGTCCATCGGCCTGTTTCTGGGCGGCGCGGCGGGCGGCGCGCTGGTCAAGTGGGGCGGGCACACGGGTCTGTTCGTCGCCACCTCGCTGATCACGCTGGCCTGGCTGGCCTGGACCTGGCCGCTCAAGCCCATAGGGCGCGAAGCAGCCCGCTGA
- the ssb gene encoding single-stranded DNA-binding protein, whose product MASVNKVILVGNLGRDPETRTFPSGDQVTNVTLATTNKWRDKQTGEAREHTEWHRLVFNGKLAEIAGQYLRKGSQIYVEGSIRTRKWQAQDGQERYSTEIRVDVMQMLGSRPGQGGGSGGYGDDEGFGDAGSFDAPARRAAPARPAPMQRPAPAPVAAPQPPAASGFDDMEDDIPF is encoded by the coding sequence ATGGCATCGGTCAACAAAGTCATCCTCGTCGGCAACCTCGGGCGCGACCCGGAGACGCGCACTTTCCCCAGCGGCGACCAGGTCACCAACGTCACGCTGGCCACGACCAACAAGTGGCGCGACAAGCAGACCGGCGAGGCGCGCGAACACACCGAATGGCACCGCCTGGTGTTCAACGGCAAGCTGGCCGAGATCGCCGGCCAATACCTGCGCAAGGGCAGCCAGATCTATGTGGAAGGCAGCATCCGCACGCGCAAGTGGCAGGCCCAGGACGGGCAGGAGCGCTACAGCACGGAAATCCGCGTGGACGTGATGCAGATGCTGGGCAGCCGGCCCGGCCAGGGTGGTGGCTCGGGCGGCTATGGCGACGACGAGGGTTTTGGCGACGCCGGCAGCTTCGACGCGCCCGCGCGCCGCGCGGCACCGGCGCGCCCTGCGCCCATGCAGCGCCCGGCGCCCGCCCCGGTGGCCGCGCCCCAGCCGCCGGCCGCCTCGGGCTTTGACGACATGGAAGACGACATTCCCTTCTGA
- a CDS encoding HPF/RaiA family ribosome-associated protein: MQVQVNTDRQIQGGESLARWVEQETLTRLARFREYLTRVEVFLSDENAGKAGASDKRCRMEARPAGRPPVTVTATADKVADAFIATTDKLVRALETDIGRGKNHKGSDTIRTADGE; the protein is encoded by the coding sequence ATGCAAGTGCAAGTCAATACCGACCGGCAGATCCAGGGCGGCGAGTCGCTCGCACGCTGGGTGGAGCAGGAAACGCTCACGCGGCTGGCGCGCTTTCGTGAATACCTCACGCGCGTCGAAGTCTTCCTGAGCGACGAAAACGCCGGCAAGGCCGGCGCCAGCGACAAGCGTTGCCGCATGGAAGCGCGCCCCGCCGGGCGCCCGCCCGTGACGGTGACGGCCACCGCCGACAAGGTGGCCGATGCCTTCATCGCCACCACCGACAAGCTGGTGCGGGCGCTGGAGACCGACATCGGCCGTGGCAAGAACCACAAGGGCAGCGACACGATACGCACCGCAGACGGCGAGTGA
- a CDS encoding gamma-glutamyl-gamma-aminobutyrate hydrolase family protein: MPESVRLKIGLSACFSYADPQRHLFTGKTLQYIEQSIAHWIMSAGALVVVIPCPTGETARGDVTLKHYARWLDGVVLHGGSDVWPGHYGEVALAPEWEGDRVRDLYDLAVIEAFEQAGKPVFGVCRGLQIINVAFGGTLYQDIESQLAGAQRHRDPLEYDRHVHDIRIEPRTRLARLYPGRVQATVNSIHHQGIKTLAPGFAVEAWSMPDQVPEAIRRTARHGRGYIAATQWHPEFRTRADVTLDDAPILHDFLDACERARHHRWPGSSPLHIRDRASRLLRQALLRRF, from the coding sequence ATGCCCGAATCGGTACGCCTCAAGATCGGCCTGTCGGCCTGCTTCTCCTATGCCGACCCGCAGCGCCACCTGTTCACCGGCAAGACGCTGCAGTACATCGAACAGTCGATCGCGCACTGGATCATGTCCGCCGGCGCGCTGGTGGTCGTCATTCCCTGCCCCACCGGCGAGACGGCGCGCGGCGACGTCACGCTCAAGCACTACGCGCGCTGGCTCGACGGCGTGGTGCTGCACGGCGGCTCGGACGTCTGGCCCGGTCACTACGGCGAGGTGGCGCTCGCCCCCGAGTGGGAGGGCGACCGCGTGCGCGACCTCTACGACCTGGCGGTGATCGAGGCCTTCGAGCAGGCGGGCAAGCCCGTCTTCGGCGTCTGCCGCGGGCTGCAGATCATCAACGTGGCCTTTGGCGGCACGCTCTACCAGGACATCGAGAGCCAGCTGGCCGGCGCCCAGCGCCACCGCGACCCGCTGGAGTACGACCGCCATGTGCACGACATCCGCATCGAGCCGCGCACCCGCCTGGCGCGGCTGTACCCGGGGCGCGTGCAGGCCACGGTCAACAGCATCCACCACCAGGGCATCAAGACCCTGGCGCCGGGCTTCGCCGTCGAGGCCTGGAGCATGCCCGACCAGGTGCCCGAGGCCATCCGGCGCACCGCGCGCCACGGCCGCGGCTACATCGCCGCCACGCAGTGGCACCCGGAATTTCGCACCCGCGCCGACGTGACGCTGGACGACGCGCCCATCCTGCACGACTTTCTGGATGCCTGCGAGCGCGCGCGCCACCACCGCTGGCCGGGCAGCAGTCCCCTGCACATCCGCGACCGCGCCTCGCGCCTGCTGCGCCAGGCGCTGCTCAGACGTTTCTAG